From the Borrelia turcica IST7 genome, the window ACCTTGGTGGGAATCTCTCTAAGATTACTGTAGATGGTCTTCAAAAAGACGCAGTCACTAAAGCCATTGATGGTGTTGTGTTAATAAATAAGACATTAGCTCGTATTAAGATAATAGCAGAGTTAGTATTTCTATTATACTTAACGAATTAGAAAAAGAAGATACGGCATGTAATAGTCAAAAATATTCTAATCAAAAGCCTAGGGTTATGTCCTTAGGCTTTTTCTTTAAAACACAAGTTTAAAAGACTTATCTTTTGAAGTATTACTTGCATAAAAACTCAATAGACAACAAAAAAGGTTCACCGACATGAACCTAAAACGCTTAAGTAATTTCTAAATCAATAAGAGTAGGAAAGGCACACCCTCTACTCCTACTGATATTGTCAACATCATCTTCACCTTTAACAACCTCAATCCTTCTTTCCTTCTCCCATAACCTTAATCCTCTACAATTAAGATACTTACAATAAAAATATCTCTAAATGTAGAAACTATCTTGATTTTAGTTAAACTTTTTCACTAAATTTTAATTATTATGATTTAAAGTGTATATAATTAATTTTAAGAGGTTACTCTTAGTGACATACGCCGCCTAGGTTTTACTCGCTTGTTAACCTCCTAATATAAGTTGAATTTTTAATTTAGGGTATTTTATATACCCTAAATTACATCAAAATACTATTTAAAACAATATATAAACCTACGCTCTTTATTATTACACTAAAATTTAAAACACCCACCCTGTTCCTGTTTTTAAGAAAAACTAATATTGATATAATATTTAAATTAAGAGTATAACTCTTAATTTAATGTAATATGCTTCATCTTTGTTTTATATGTAAGGAGGGGACATATGAGTATCATACAAAAAGAAAACCTTTATTTATCTTTAGTGAGTAGGTAAGTATGATTAGATTAATTTATGGTGTTATTAAAGCTAATGGTCGTTTTATGGCTTACCTAGATAGAATTGACCCAGCAGGTGTCTTTAAGTCATTCATAGGATTCTTATTGTTTGGGATCCTTTATTTTACGTTTTGCTATCTCTATACATTGCCTCTTTATAGGCATGATAAGCTACTAGATGAGTTTTTCTCAGCAGCAAAGGTAAATTACGCTAGGAATTTGTATGAAGAGTATAAGGAATCAGGATTAAAATAGAATATTATTCTTGTAGAATTTGTTTACTATAACTTTAAAAGTTAATATAAAATAGATATGTTACATTAAATAAAAGAGAGTTTATTACTCTAATGCACAACTTCACATAAAAAAAAGTAGACAGGCCTTTAGGGTCTGTCTATCTTTTTTGAAAAAATATATATCACACTCTTTAATAAGAGCATTAATAAGAGAATTAAATTATATAATAATTATTTTTAAAAACATAATAATAAGCTCACTGTTACTTAATAACTAGTAACAACAAGCCTATTATCATGACAAATACTAATGTAACTAAACCATGGAGGTTTTTTTTTGAATTAAAAACCCAAAAAAAACTATTATTTCTAGTTACTTCCTTTAATATTAAACCAAATCTATCCAAATGCTCACACTCTCTTTGCACAAAAAGAGAATATTTTAAACAAATCCTGTGATTTTCTTTAAAATACACTATATTTATTATTAATTCATAATTATTTCATCTTATATTCTTTATCTCGATTGTGGGAATAAAGGATTATCCCCTATAAATATAAAAGTAATTACTTTTATACCTTACTAGTTTAAAACAAACAAAAAACCTAGGCTTTGGCTATACAAAGTTTAGGCTTTTTGTTTGCTCTAATGCACTTATTGAGTTAAAAAGTGCTCTTAAAAAGAACAAACACACCCTTGGGTGTGTTCTTAATTTAAAAATTTAAAAGAATTTTATTTATACTACAGAATAATTCAATTTAAATACAAAACAAGTAGTATTAAATAAACCGGCAAATTAAATTTAAGACTCCCTTCTATTAGCCTCTTGTTTATTCTTCTTATTAGGAATCTTTGGCTCTGGGGGTGTAGCATCCCTAGATGCAGCCTCACCCTCAGGCGGCACTACCTTCTTCCCCTTCCCCTTAGGTGTGCTGCCTACTAGGCTAGCATCACTGCCTAAAGAATTAGGTTGTGGGGCAGGTGACCCTGCTGCTACTCTTACCTGTTCTTGTCTAGGCTGATCTTGTATACTCCCAACAACTGGCTCCCCTACTTCTTGTGGTTGTGGGGGTACTTTTGCTTGTGGCTTTGGCGCATCCCTTTTAACTAACCTTGATAAGAATACTTGTTTGAAATCTTTGTAAAGAGTTTCTAGAATTTTATTAAATCTAAAACAAATCTTTGTCTCACATATATATTCCCTATCATCAACCTTGCGTATTATAATGTCTCCTGCTTCCTTATACTTCTTAGAAGCCCATTCACGCACATACTCATAAATGTAGTCATAATTCATATCTTGTGGTTTAAGCACCGGAAAGTTAGTAATATTAGCATCTCCTCTTTTATTTTGTATCTCATCACTCATATATGTATTCCAAAATATGTCTCGTCTTACAGTTGCTCTTCGTGCTAAATATTTAAGTGGAAATCTCATCTTGCTACCTCCGTATATTCCCTATTTGTGTTATTTTCTAAATAATTGTTTTCATACCGACATAAATTTTCTATCGCAAGTCCCTTAGTAGTCTTAAATCCTTCACTAGTAGTTAAGTTGATTGCAAGACCTACTCTGCCTTCATTACTCTCACTCTTAGTTGCTATTTTAGTGTCAATCTTCATGTCAGGTTCACTGTCTCCAATATTCTGCTTTCTATCAAGTATGTCTAGTAAGGAGTAGTAGTAGAAATTGTTGATAATACCTTTATAGCTTAGCCTGTCTCCAAGTTTATCAATAAATTTCTTAATTATTGGTGCAATTGTGCTTCTGCTTGTCTTTCTCGTTATTGTAAGCTGTGCTAGTAATATGCTAAATATATTATCCCTAAGCTCTCTTTTTTGCTCACGCACATTTGTGTCTCTGCCCTCTTCTTTGTCTTTTATCGTCTTTCTTTGCTTACTTACCTGTCTGCTGCTCTTAATAGGCATAACATTTTCTTTATATTTGTGAGGATACTTGTCTTTAAACCTTCCTTCCCAAATAACCTCATAATCACTAATAATTCCATCGACTCTTCTCATCATCATCCACACTTTTCCCTTATACCTGCTTAAGAATTGTTCCATAAAGTGATCTGTAATATGCTCTATTTTGTAATCTCTTGTGTATTCACAAAGAGCAGTTTCAAGATTACACAATGCATTCTCATATGTATCCTTGTTATTGCTATTCTCCCTTAATTTCATCATGTATGAATTTTCTATGCTGTACTGGCTAGCTAACCTCTCCTCTACTCCATTCTTTTGTCCCGTCTTTTCTTTCTGTCTTTCTTTAGTAAGCATTTCTCTAGAATTCTTTTTATATTTATAGTTATTTTTAGGTTTAAAAAGATGCGGGTCCTTCTCATCCGACTTTATATCTTTACACTTAATTATCTCTGCTTCATCACGCTTTCTCTTCTCTTTATTCTCTTCTACTTCCTTTAGTATCGCTCTTGTCTTCTCTTTATCAAACTCTACATTTGCTATACGCTTGTCAAGGTCTCCAATAATTATTTTGTCTGCTAGCTCTTCTTTAAGTAGTTTTATGACTTCATCATGTATGATATCTCTGTATTTGTCTGCTAGCTCCATGTTTTGAATATAAAAGGATAGACTTCCCCTACCAACACCAAATCTTACAGTTTCTGTCTTAAGCAGTTCTATCTTATTCATAAGCTTAATGTCTCTTTGTATTGTTCTGCTGCATACAGGCTTTTCGTTGTCTCTTTTAAGTAAGTCATTAGACATGGCAAGAATATCTTTTGCAGAATATTGCATATTATCAGATTTATATTCCCTATTCTTTGCATTTATTGACCAGTATATTTTACGCATCCTTGAAATGCGTAAAAGCTTCTTTCCTATCATTGATTTAACTTGATACATTGTAATTTCGCTGCAACTTTTCCTGCTTTTATTCTCATTTTCTCTAACTAGTTCATTGAGTATTCGTATTTTTTCTACTTTTTGTGGGTTTTGGTAGGTCTTTTTATTGTATTTTCCATCTTTTTTTGATATCATGAAAACATCCTATATTAATCAGGACGGTTAAATTTTGGTTGTGTCCTGATTTTGCCAGTCTTAATAGCTGTAAACTAATTAAGACTTTTTTTATTTATTATATACAAAAAGTTCCAGTCTGACTAGATGCTAGATTAGACTGTCTTTTTTTATATATAGTCTTGCTACTAAGTCTTATGAGTCCTTTTGTCATTTCTTGGGTTTTTTCTATATTTATGTTATATATTTTCATGGTTTATCATACTACATTAATTGTGTGATTTTGTCATTAATTAAATATTATTCAATAAAGAATATAATTAGATTTTAATAGAAAGAAAAAGACTTGTTACTAATGATAACCAGCAAGTCTAAATATTCTATAGAGTGTTTTATTTTGTCTGTTTAAATCTTGGAGTCTTCTAGTTTATATTAGATATTTTTCCTATATTATTTTCATAAGGATATTATTTAGTTTTTTTAACTTTTTTTTCTTTGTCATTCTCATTAGTCTTATTACCCTCATCTGCTGGTATGTGACTTCTCTTAAGTTCATCTATCTCCTTTTTCATAACAGAAAAGAAATCGATAGACTCTTCTCCTATTCTTTTAATTTCATCCTTTAAGGTATCTTTTCTTTTCCTAGACTCTTCCATTTTTTCTGCTTTTCTAGACATCTTTTGTCTCCTCTGTTAAGGCATTAATAAATGGAATAATCTTTACTCTTTCAAATTTGCTATGTAATTTTGTAGATAAAAAAGAAATCACATCTTCTGGAATATAGCGTTTTCCTTCATACATGGAATAAGCATTTAAACTATTTGCTTTTGTATTTAGATGCTGAACGTGGTTTTAACACTGTAATCTCTTTGTAGTATTTCTACTACTTCTATAATTTAATATTTTCAATTTTTTCATTCTTTTTATTATATTTGTTATAATTCTTATATTAATCTTAATTTTGTAACTATGTTTAATGGAATTAATAGTTTCTCAAAGAAAAAAGGGGAGGAGGTTTTATCTTTGTTCTTCCTATTGTTCTAGCAGAAGTGAGGTTGTTTATTTGTCATAAGAAGACTTTTGGAGGTATGTATTGAGTGGTTCAAAGTGCACTTGGTGTTATTTGAAAAGGATACGGTGAAACTATTTCTTGTGCATCAGGACTTATAATATATGTTCTTAAGGACTTTTATATTGGAATATAAGAAATAAAGTTTTTTAGAGAAAGGAGATAGCATATAGCCTAAGATAGTAGATTTTTCTTTTTAAAATCAGCCGTTATTAATCTTTTACCTTCATCTTCACCAACAAACAAAGGAGAAAAAAGATGAGAACACAGAAACATAATGATAAGGAAATAAAAAAATGACAACAGAAGAAATAACACAACTATTAAAAAAATCTGTAATCAGGCATTTAGACTTATTAGCATGTCAAACTATATGGTTCTATTTTTAAGAATGGATTTAAAGGAATGTGACTTATTCCTCAAATTTTTTTTCATATAAGCTAAAAATGAAATGATTAATATTTCTCTAACAAACAACAGCATATAAAAAACAATTATTGATTTTGATAACAGAAAAAGTGAATACTTTTCTTACAACATAATCTCAAAACCTATAATAATTAATCTTAACGGCGGTATCTTGTCAAGCATTTACCACAAAGCTATCATAGAACCTTTAATTCTAACAAGTTACTTACTTTACATTTTACAGCCCTACCTTTGTTTTTTATGAAACTTCAATCACGAATCTTTATTCTAATTTTAATGTCATATTGAGCAAGCAAGCAAAATTGTGAATATTTAATGTAGAGTTTCTCTTCAACTTAAATGAAGACAATCCTGCCGTCATCAAGGTGGGTGATATTATAAAAATCTACTGTAAACAATTTGATACGAAGGGGTATGGATTACAGATTTATATTTATTATGTCAGGTTATCTATGAGTACCAATGGAGACAGGCAACAAAAATGGGGATTTACTGCTGATTACACCCTATATCTTGTTTCTAAAAGTAACTTTTACAATAGAGAATTTACAAAAAAATAAAGACAATAAAGAAGAGATAATATATCTTAATCTCCAAGGAAAAACAGTATCAGAAGCTATCAAGGAAGTATTTGGCAATAAGGCAATCCTTAACATGGAAAACATAGACAAAAATAAAGAAATACAAGAGACATGAATTGTAAATCATCCAAGGAATTAATATAAAAATTAAAAACAAAATATGTATAACACGTATACACAGACATAGGAACACTTGAGAGTGAAGTTGATGTCAATTTCATGCTCAGCAATCACAAAAACAAAGAGGAAAGAAAATATAAATCATTAGAAGATTACGGATTAATGTTTATTCTACAACATGAGCAAGGCTTTTCTTTCCCAATAAACTAAAGGTAGGAGATTATGTAAGCTTTAAAGGCAAAGTAAATAAAAAAGTAACAGGGCACATAGAACAGTTAAGTTCAAATTTGAGCAATGTAGGGGATTGCACAATGAATATAAAATCTATGACGATAAGACCAGGGGACCTTCTCAAGAAACTCAAGTAACCCAAAACTCAGAAACTAAACAAGGGAATAAAAATAAGCTAAGGGTAGTAACTAAAAAGCCACCCATTAAATCCCCACCAATCAAAAAACCAGTCAATAAAGGAATTACAAGTAATAAGAGAATTCACAATCAAGAACTAGAAATAAGCTAACCGGAAAATCTCTTATATTAGAAGAGGCAAAAAATTATATTAATCAAACTATTTTTATATGCAGAATAGGAATAATTAAGAAATTTGAATATGAGAGCCAAGAAGGAAATGTCTTAAGCCCAGAATTTGCAGGGCTTGAGATTAAAACTTTCAGTATCTCTAACATTAGACTTGACCTTAGGGAAGGACGAGGAGTGATATTATTACAGAGTAATTATAATATTTTCAACGAATATGACGACAATAATTTTGATAAAGGGTAATTCTATATTCTAAATGCCGTTAAAGTCGAAAAATCAATAATAGATATCTAAGATTTTGGCATTAAAAGCAAGGAATATAAAGTAGAAAATGAAAAATTCAAACTTAAAATAAAAGAATTTGAAATAGAAAATAATAAACTAAATATCGACAGTACAGACTTTAAACTTAAAAGCACAAATATAGCAATAGATGGAAATAAGATTGTAATCAAATTATCCACACTAGTTTGAAATTAATATCAATGGAAACACATTAGAAACATCATTAATGATATCTATGACACAATGGCAAGTTTAAAGGTAACAGGAGGAGACACAACCCGAGGCAGTAGTAAGTCCTTATTACAACACCACAATTACAACAAAAAAAACTAGGCTAAGTTCATATTTGAAATAATTAAATCAGTCACTTTTTTAACAAAAATTTATAAATTTGTTAAAATTATTATATGGACATAAAAATTGATAATCAATTTGATTGTATTTTCAGTGGCGATTTTACACTAGTTGACTCAATAGAGGAACAAAAGCAAAAACTTTTCAGTATTTATCAAAATAAGACCTGTGCTTGTATCGCTACTAGATTTCGATAAGATACAAGACGCTCATAGGGAATATGCACAAGCTAATATTAAGAACAGAATCTCTCTTCATAATTATAATTACTTAAAGCGAACATATCTTTTCCAAAAAACTAAATATAAAAGCTTATCAACAAATAATATGAGTTTTTTCTTAAGACAAATCATACAAAAGGTTACTAGAAAAAAACATATTGGTAAGTGTTCTCATATATTTAGGCATTATCGTATTTTTTTAATGAAAAATAGTAATGTTCCCTCATACGACATTAAGGAAGAGTTTCATTTTTCCAATATTAGTATGGTTGATAGATACGGTAAGCCATTAATTGATAAGAAAAAGGATTACGAATTTATGATTAATGAGAAACCTTCTTTTGCTAAATAATTAATTTTAAACACAAAAATTGTACAATTAACATAAAAAGGAGAATATTAATATGCACACCAATAAAGAACAAACAGATAAATTTAATAATATTTTAAATCAAGACACACAATACCAAAACAAAAAAAGCAAAGCACAACCTTCTCTTCTAAGTAGTAGTGAACACAACACGAGTCAAGAGACAAGAAAAAGGCGTCTTAGAACCAAAAAAGATTACGAGATAAAACATTTCTACGATTAATGCTATACCTTTATTTTTAAGGAAGGGTTACATATGAAATTTTTAATTAATTTATTTATTTGTTTGCTTTTTATTGGTTGTGTTCCTCTTGATTCTAATACAGAAGATAGCAAAGATAATAAAGAAGAGGTTAAAGAGAAGACACAAGATAATAAATCTTCTTCAGAAGTAAAGCAACAAGTTGTGGTCAGCAATCCATTGTCTACAGATGATAAAGGGGTATTAGATTACTTAAAAACTCAGTTGTTAGCTTCAATTAATAGTAAGGGTGTTGTAGATGAGAAGAAAGGTCAATACATAAGTAAACTTAACGGCTTCTTTAAATGGCTAAATGAGAATCCAGATAAGGGTAGAGAACTTGCTAAGGTTGGTAAGGATTTACAAGACCTCATTAAATCTAAGAGCAATGGCACATTAGAAAACTTAGAAAATGTAAAACGCAAAAGTAATGATAGTCAAAATCTAAAGGAACAGGTAAAACAGGTTTTTGATATGGCATACAATACTTTTGGTGATATATATGAAACTAATGAAAAGGCTTTAGAAGACCTTAAAAATACACTTAGTGATAATAATAATCATTTGGACGGGATAAAGATTTTTGTACCAAAAAGGTAACCAACAAAAACAATAAAGATAGAGGGTGATACTCTCTATCTTCTCTATTAATAAGAAGATAAATGATGTATAATATACTTAAATCTTTAAGAGGTAGAGTCAAATGCAAGTAACACAAGAACAAGCAGACTACACAAGATATCACATAACAGAACAACAAGTATATGAAGAGCTTATAAGAATGGGTATGGACAAACCAATAGCTATACAATTTGCAAATAAGTATTTTTATAATGAGCTTACTCAGCGAGACCTTGAAAACTTAGAAAAAAACTTCAATGTTAGACTAAAAGCATTAGAAGATAGAATAATGGGCGTTGAAAATAGAATAAGTGAACTTAAGGATGATATTAAGAGCCTTGACACTAAGATAGACAATGTTAAAAATGAACTTAAGGATGATATTAAGAATGTTAAGAATGAACTTAGTGTTAAGATAGACAGTTTAGAAAAAAATAATAAATGGATATTTGGATTAACATTTACAATTTGGCTTACTACCTTAGGTGGATTTATAGCTCTTTTTTTAAAATAAACCAAACATACACAAAATTAACAATTTAAGACCAAAACCACAGATAAAGTCAAAACCCCGCTAAATTTTCCT encodes:
- a CDS encoding plasmid maintenance protein translates to MISKKDGKYNKKTYQNPQKVEKIRILNELVRENENKSRKSCSEITMYQVKSMIGKKLLRISRMRKIYWSINAKNREYKSDNMQYSAKDILAMSNDLLKRDNEKPVCSRTIQRDIKLMNKIELLKTETVRFGVGRGSLSFYIQNMELADKYRDIIHDEVIKLLKEELADKIIIGDLDKRIANVEFDKEKTRAILKEVEENKEKRKRDEAEIIKCKDIKSDEKDPHLFKPKNNYKYKKNSREMLTKERQKEKTGQKNGVEERLASQYSIENSYMMKLRENSNNKDTYENALCNLETALCEYTRDYKIEHITDHFMEQFLSRYKGKVWMMMRRVDGIISDYEVIWEGRFKDKYPHKYKENVMPIKSSRQVSKQRKTIKDKEEGRDTNVREQKRELRDNIFSILLAQLTITRKTSRSTIAPIIKKFIDKLGDRLSYKGIINNFYYYSLLDILDRKQNIGDSEPDMKIDTKIATKSESNEGRVGLAINLTTSEGFKTTKGLAIENLCRYENNYLENNTNREYTEVAR
- a CDS encoding DUF693 family protein; its protein translation is MFNVEFLFNLNEDNPAVIKVGDIIKIYCKQFDTKGYGLQIYIYYVRLSMSTNGDRQQKWGFTADYTLYLVSKSNFYNREFTKK
- a CDS encoding DUF693 family protein — protein: METGNKNGDLLLITPYILFLKVTFTIENLQKNKDNKEEIIYLNLQGKTVSEAIKEVFGNKAILNMENIDKNKEIQET
- a CDS encoding DUF777 family protein, whose amino-acid sequence is MNQTIFICRIGIIKKFEYESQEGNVLSPEFAGLEIKTFSISNIRLDLREGRGVILLQSNYNIFNEYDDNNFDKG
- a CDS encoding phage integrase family protein, whose amino-acid sequence is MLVSLLDFDKIQDAHREYAQANIKNRISLHNYNYLKRTYLFQKTKYKSLSTNNMSFFLRQIIQKVTRKKHIGKCSHIFRHYRIFLMKNSNVPSYDIKEEFHFSNISMVDRYGKPLIDKKKDYEFMINEKPSFAK
- the bdr gene encoding Bdr family repetitive protein, translating into MQVTQEQADYTRYHITEQQVYEELIRMGMDKPIAIQFANKYFYNELTQRDLENLEKNFNVRLKALEDRIMGVENRISELKDDIKSLDTKIDNVKNELKDDIKNVKNELSVKIDSLEKNNKWIFGLTFTIWLTTLGGFIALFLK